CCAGCCATCCAGGGCTGGCCCTGACTGCCTCAGGGATTCTTAAGAGCTAATCTCTCCTGGGGAGAATTCTCCTGAACCAACCACATTAAAGCTTAGAAATCCAGGTCTAGTGTAACAGTCAAACCCCAGAAGGTCTACTACCAAGCTGTCCCTCCTGGGAACAGCATAAAGGGTGAGAGTTATCAGCTCTCCATGGACTCATGGGGTCCAGCTAGGTGTTACAGGTCTGGGTCCAACCCTCATAGGCCTTCTCTCCACCACAGCTCATAAGGAAAGGCAAGGAGAGAGGGAGTGGACCAGTCGGGGCCGTAGCTTCCCCGTGCCTACAGGGCCCTGCACCCAGCCTCCAGCAACCATATCTAGACAGCCATGAATTGGTCCTGTGCTGCCCCAAGGAGGTGGCCAGAAGGAAGGCCCAGGATGCTGGTCACTCTAGCCCCCTCTGCTGTGTGAGGGTGACCAGCTTGCCCAGAAGCTCCAGTGTGAAGATTTCCAGTCTCCCCAGTcaagggaggcagggaagagcaGAAAGCTGGCCTGCAGCAGGCTCCAGTGTAACACATTGGCGTCCAGTGTTGAGGGCCCAGGGGAACCGATCCCAGCTGTGGCCCTGCCtcgggagacagctcagtcacaCAGGCGGTAGAAATGGAAGTAGTAGTCTGTGGCCGGCTGGATGCCGGCCTCTGAGCTGCAGTTGGCCTGACCCTGTGCAGAAGGGATGTGAGGATGGGGGAGGTGGTTGCCCCAAGCCCCACCATGCTTCCCAAAGCCCTCATTCTTCTCCCAAGCCCCACACGGCATAGACGCgccctctgcctctgtgggcagGAGGGCCTGTGTGCTCACCAGCAATGCCACCCGGAAGTGGTATGTGAATTCACGGAAGGACAGGATGGTCACTGGCCACCGATGAGAGGTGCCCtcgagagagaaggaagagaaaggtcaGGGCAGCCTTGTCCTAACCATCACTCCTCTCACCATGGCTATTACAGCCCAGGGTGAGCATATTCCACTTAGAGCAGGGGCAGCCACCCTCCACATCCTGCCTTTCCCAGCCCTGGCCTCCCTTTGTCTTGTAGCTCCCTGTGCGCTAGGCTTGTGCAAGTATCTCATTAACCCTGCCCACAACTGCTAACATCTGCATCTCAGACAGGAAACAGTCACTTGCCTCCCTCAAGATGCACATATGGCAGAGCTGGGTTCAACCCCAGGTCTTTGTGGCTATCTATCACAGTATGGCATGGGGACCAGCCGTGAACAGCTTACCTGTCTTACCTAAGGCTTTGACTTGGCCTGTGTTGTGTGGGTTTAGGCCAGAGCCCCACTGCTAAAAGTGACTCATGGGCTGTCCCTCTGCTCTTAAGTGTCCCTCTTTGTAAGGCCATggatctcctctcctcccttgggACCCTCATCTACTCCCTCCTCAGCTCAAGGTATTTTATGCatgtcttctctccctccctggagAACAGGTTCTTGGAAGCTCAGGAAAGGAGACAAGAGAGGCCTGAACAGATACTTGTTGAATAAACACAACTGAGCAAACATCGCCATGAGCTGGGCTGCAACAGGACCTCAAGGAAGCCTTCTaccttgaacccagggctcttcTAACATCATCTGTCAATCACTGCCTTGCCCTGAGTCTGAGGGCTGCGGACTCCACACTTGCCTCccggggtggtgggggtggggagctcagCTCCACCTGCAGTGGGCACTACATGCTCATCCCAGATCAGTCCCTATAAGCTCTCCTCCCTTGGCCACTGTCACAGGGGATGGAGATGCCCAACAGAATGGATGAATGAAGACCGAGACGCATGGCCCCGTCCCCCAGACACAGGAGCCCAGCTGGGTGTGTTCCAGTAGACAccctagcactctgctttccATCATCTGGTGATCACTGCCCAGAGAAGAGGAAGGTCTGAGCCCTGACCAGTGCACAGCTTCCTCCCTGCCCCTACCTGGGTGTCCTGATGGGGGTGGAGCCTCTGCAAAAAGCCCCCCTCCTCACAGGGCTCCTCCTTTGACGTCAGGCTACACAACAGCACGGACACAGGGGCAGAGGAACTAGGGAATAAGTGGGTTAATGCAATGGGGTTCCCATCATCTCCCACACAGCCAGTCCCACCCACCATCCTGTGTCGTTCCAGTGAGGCAGGGGCGTATAACCCCTCAGCAGCCCTTCCCCAGGCAGCCTGGGCCCCCCGTGTAGGAAACGTAGGGACCACTCAGCTTTGACTTTTCCGAGGCTCTGGAGGCTTCCTCATGGTTCCCTCCCTCCCCGACACCAGCACTCACTTCATCTGTAGGGTCAGGCTGAGGTGCAGGGGCGTGCTGCTGCTGACAGGGATGTGGTAGGTGAAGTTTCCAAGCCTACAGGGGCAAAGATGGTACCTCAGCAAGGCCACTTTGccagcctcccctctctcttcctcagcctccttctGTACAGAAGCCCTGCCCAAACTTGTGGGAAAAGTTCCTCCCCAAGGGGCCACGATCTGAGCATCCAAAATCCTTGGACTCATGGTACCTGAGGGGCCCTCTTAGGAGTGGCAGGAGGGAGCCCAGCCTACCTGCAGGCATCCTCTGGCACACAATACTGGGAAGTAATAGGCATGGAATTCTCCAGCAGCTGGATGGAGGTCAGGGATGGCACTGGGTCTGTAAGAAGAGAGGCTGTTGGGCAGTGAGGGAGGGGACAGGGTAGAATTATAAATGACAGCCACTGGGACTTCCACTCACACCTCAGTGAGAGCAGGAAGTCTTCTTCCCAGGCCCTCACAACAGGATCACACCACACCCTTTTCCCAGCTGCTCTAGAACCAGCTCGTTCCTATGAGCCTGAGGTCTGCCTCCTTCACAGAACCAAGTCACCCAGAAGCAGGTAGAGAGGTCTTTCCTGGACCAGCAATGTACAGGAACGCATTCTCAGGCCTCTGCTCTTGGCCACACACATTTCTTCCCAGCCCGGGGTTCGGCAGGGGCCACCCTGGCAGCCAGAAACCAGCCATGGAAGGGCAGGAGAGCCGTACATAACTGGGGCTGCCTCCAGCATGGGGTCCTCGTTGAGCAAACCCGCTTCCGAGGAGTCACAAGCAGCGGGGAGTTGAGGATGTGTGTGCATTTCAATGTCTCGGGCTTGCTGCTGCCTAGTCCTCTACCCCAGAAGTGGGAAGCTGTGGTCACTGGCCTCTGAACATTTGCTTGACCTGGTACATTTTCAGTCTTTGAGGCCTAAACCCAAGGTCTCTAGCAGCACCCACAACACCCTGTGAAGCCACCTGATACAGACACGATGGCTTTCCTCATAGGCAACCCCCAGATGTCTTTCAAGGATGGCTCAATGTCACCTCCTTAGGGAAGCCTTCtctggttgcttccctccttggTCACCCTAGAGTAAGCTCCCTCCCTACTCCTGGGGACCCATCACTTTGAGGTGTTTTCACCTCTGCACACTCAGGTAGAGCCATGCGTGTCTCCCCACCCTTGGGGTTGCCCCACCACTTTGAACATCTGTCTCTGCACAGCCCACAGTGTCTAGGTTTCTGTTTGCTAAGCCACAAAGTCAAAGTGAGGAAGCCCACATCTCAGTGTAGAGACACTGGTTAAGGCTGCTCGAAGCCCAGAGAATACACACAAGTCAGCCTGAAAGAACACTTTGGTGCTAAAGAGTTCTACCTTGGTTAAAACCAAAGATTTGAGGCTGAGGTCCTAGTACCTCATCCTCTCCACCCTGGCATAGAGACAGAATGAACATGATCTGGAATTTGGCAAAGTGGAGACATAATTTTAGCTGGCCTGATGATGGGCTATATGACCCTTCACCTAAGTCTCCAGTTCCTCATTGGAACCATGGCAACAGTGCCTTCCTCTTTTtgtccgagacagggtctctcattagctGGAACTTCATCAAATAGGCTAGGCTAGCTGTCCAGCGGGGTCCAGGGATCTGCcggtctctgcctccatcttgctatccctgggattacaagtgtgtgccaccacaccgggTATGTTCTAGGGATCGAACTTTGGACTTTATGCGTTCAAAGCAAGTACTTTGCCTCCTGGGCCATCGCTCCATCCAAGTTGCGAGGACTAAATGACATGATCGGCATGAGGCTTCTGGCCTGATCCCTAGTGTCTGCTGACTGACAGTTCTGTGCCCAGGCAGCCTTGTGGCTGGGCCGGCTATGAAGAGTTGAGAGGGGCAAGTACCTAGCTGGCCCTGGGTCTGAGCAAGTTGGTCAGGGCttgggctggggtgaggggctccTCTGCGGGCACGACTGTGGAGACCGAAGCTGGGGATGTTCTTGCCCTTGCCCTGCCCTCCAGGAAAGGGGACCACAGGACTGGCTAGAGGGTCCAGGCTTTTGGAGTGCTTGGAATAGCCGATGCCATTAGCTGAAATGCCCCAGGATTTGGCTCTGATGTTGGTGACTGGCAGCGGGGCCATCTGGCTGGGGCCTATAGACAGAAGCAAAGATAAGCTGAGAAAAGGAGAACCAGCTGCCTCCTGTCCTGGGCTTCTGTGAACCCTCTTGTGTTTCCTGGTTCCCttgggggtcatgacccctcccccaacctccaaTCCAGGAATCCCTCCCACTTTCCCTCTGGGGCCTTTCTCTCTGGATGCAAATAATACCAAACATCCCTGCCCACCCTGGTCCTGCCCCTAAAACATCCATACCTGAGTgattggggctggggctggggctggggctgggcctggGGCTTGGAGCAGGGGTAGCCGTGGGGCCAAGGCTAGGATCTGTAACAGgactggaggtgggaatggagcaGCAGACGACAGGGCAGGACTGGCTGGAGCACAGGTCCAAGGTGCGGAGAGCTGGACCTGAGGCTGAATTGGTaactgaggaagccagaagctcTATGAGCTGGAGGAGGACACTGGAGCCCCACACCCAGCCACCTGCCCCACCTCATCCCTCCAGACACGCACCCAGCAGCAAAGAGGGCTGTGTGCTTGGCATGCCAGTGGTCATAGAGGACTGTCGGAGCTGCGTGGTTCCAAAGCTCTGGCTGGACCTGCTAACGAAGGGCAGGCTGGGTTCAGAGGCACAGGGAGAGCCCGAGGTCAGGGGGCAGAAGGGCTGGGAGTCCCAGAGAAGCAGGGGTGGGCAGGAGGTGGTGGAGAGGGAATgtggagcagaagcaggaaggaggtagcaggagccagaggagggaggggtgctTGGTCGGACACATACCATGGGCACATGGCCTCACTCCCCCCAGGATGCTGGGGCCGGAGCAGggccaggagacaggaagtggacaCGGCAAGAGAGCTAAGAGACAACGGAGAGACCAGGAGGGGGACAGGcacaggggaggagagagaaaaggcacaGTCAGAGGTAGCCCCAGGAGCTGGGGCGTGACAGTGACAGACAGAGCCCAAGGTCCTGCTCCGGCCCTCCTTCCCGGCACTCCTTCTTCCTCCAAGTGTTCTCCAGATGGACTGACTACCTGAAGGAGTACTGAGCAGGCCAGAGAGGACCTGCAGAGAGCACCCACTAAACAGGagacctcccctcccaccccaacagGCTCTGGCAGACTATAAGCCTAAGGCTGGACCCCGTTAGAGAGAGATGCCTCTGACCCAGGCCACCCTCCATTCGTCCCACCTGGCCAGAGAGCTTAGCAGCGGCCCGATCTCTAGGGACATACCCATCAGCATCCACCAGGTCCTCTTCGGAGCGCAGGCTCAGCACATACAGTGTGGACATGGACACCACGCTGGGAGCCACAGAAAAGGGTCACTGTCCGAACGCAAGCCACCACCCAACACTGTCTCTCTATGGCTGACTCTGTGGTCTTCCCAGGGGATGTCTGCAAATAGCCCTTCCCAGACCCCGGGGGAGGAGACAGACTGGGCAGCCCACCTTCCCCAACCCCAGCTGCCTGATTCCCAGTCCGTGGtcctccccagctccagggcCCGGACCCAGGCACATCTGACCCACTGGGGTAGACAGCTCTCTCTGGCAGCCTCCCCAGAATGTGAGAGACAAGTCACCTGAAGGCCATGACCACCACCAGAGCAATGATAGTTCCCTGCAGGAAGCGCTGACTGATGCAGGCCTGGTCTGGGACCACTGGTGATGACTGGCGACCAAGAGGAGAGAACACAGCAGAAGATGGTGGACTTAGGAGCCCCCCTTCCTGGCCCGGTCTCCCCACCACCACTCTCCACGGTcaaagggaaaggaagcaggaagggcCAGAAGGGCCTCAAGGTCAAGAGCGGAGAGGGCAGGGGCTAGAGCTGGAGTCGACGGGGTTGGAATGGCGCCAGCTGGAAGGGGGAGGCCGTGGAGATAAGGACGCCCTGGCCCTATGAGCCTCCCAACCCTGCACAGCCTCACCTTACTGGCCACCTTAGGGGGCCTCTTCTTGTGGGGGACGCTGCCTGCCCGGCTAAACTGGCTCCCTGCATGGCTGCAGGAAGAGGACGAGGGGTCAGGATGCTTCCCAGAGGAGGTCTCTCCTGCCCCCCAACCTCACCCAGCACCCCTACCTGAAAGCGCCAGAGCTGCCAGTTGACTTGAGGCTGTCCAGGCGACGCAGTTTGGCCAGCTTGTGGCTCCAGCGCTCCAGCTCATCAATGCGGGTCTCCAGGTTGTCTGTCAGTTTGCATAACTCCTTCACAGCTCCCACATTCTCCATGAAGATTCGCTCCTGCCGCGGGCAACAACAGCCTTGAGGACACCAGCAGCAGCCCAAGAAGTGCCCAAGCTGTGGGCTGGACGGGGGCAGGAGCAGAATTGCCACTCTCCACGGCCAACAGAGGCCCTAGGAATATCCCTGCCTGGAAGTGGCCTCGGCTCCAGCCAAGCCCTGGTTCACACAGCACGTCTTTTGTCCCCTGCCTGGGCTGAACAGCCTTGCCTCTCTCAAGCCACAGCTCCAGCCCTTGGATCTGCTCCCTCAGGCAGGTAAAATGTGTCATCTGTCTGTTTCTGTACACAAGGTTCATGACACTAAGTGCAGATATTCCCTTCAGAATAAACCATACCTTCGAGTCTTGAGACAACTACGTGACACACTGAGCTATCCTCTTTTAACTGGTGGGGGCCGGGGGAGCGCAACCTCAGTGGGTTGCGCTGTACCAGACAGCCTCCAGTGCCCAACTTGTCCTTCCATCTTGAATACTGGCCCCCTTCCTGTGTGGTGGGGAAGGGACTCTGGAGGTACTAGGAGGAAagttcttcctccctctgccagCCAGTGCCCCCAGCTGGCTAACCCCTCTGTCCCAGAGCTTCATCCAGTCCCCCATAACTGACCTTGTTTACTACCAGGAAGTTCTCTATGGTTTTCCCGTTGGCAAAGACTACATCTCCTGTGTCCTTCACAGCCTCAGGCAAGATCTCCTTCACTTCCTGTGCGATGACACCTGGGGACAAGCCAAGGGTGTGTTGTGTGACTGGGGGTCCTGCCCATAGCTGCTCATAGCTTTCTGGAGAAGTACCTGAGAGCTGAGTTTTGAGGAACCCTGGAGCAGGGGCTCCCTTGGACAACTGTTCACAGCCTAGAAGTTCCCAGGCTCAGGATGTGAGATTTATGGGGAAGGTAGGATCCTAGCAGTGTCTtagggggaggaggtggggttcTGAGAGGATGCAAAGTCTCTGAATGCTGTGTGACAAAGATTTCAGGCCAGGTGACGTTTAGGATGATGATTCCAGGGGCAGGGATCCAAAGACTTGGGAGGCATGATAGTCCAGTAGCAGATGGGTCAATATTTCAGAGGGTGGGACTCCAAAGATCAATGCAGGGGCTTCTGGGAACAGGCTCCAAGAGACAGGACAGACTGGTCAGGACTTGAGGACACAGGTGCATCTCTACCTGTCTCTGGGGCAGTGGCCTCAATGCCTGCGCTGGCAGCAAACTCAGGCTTGTATCTGTAGTGCACCAGCCGCATCCGCGAGATCCGCTTCAGCTGCTCAGTGGTGTCCACCTGCCAGGGGATAGAGCCCATGCTGaagcctcctcccctcctccacagcaggCCTCAGGGACAGCTGGATGGCAGCCTGCGGGCTGCAGTGTGGAAGGGAGACTCTGGTACAGGGGTACAGAGTcagcctccccacccctaccctggcATCCTTCCCACTGGTCCTCCTCATCACCCACAGCACTGCCCCTCACCTATGGCCTCAACCCTACCTCCTGTACATGCTCCTTGGCCCGCAAATCTGAAGGGTGCATGAGAGATCCCATGACCTTGACATTGCCATGTACAACCAGGGCCTCATCTGGCCGGTCTGTGTTGATGCCCACACGGCCATGGTGGAAGACGGTGTCTGGCAGCTGTGCCCGTTGCCACAGAACGTCACTGTCGCTCTCAAACTGGCCTGGGTTAGAGGCCTACGGCAAGTTGGATCTGGATCAGTCTTGGTTAGGGGGAACTTCAGGGCCCTGAGAAAAGGGGAAACCCCAGGAACACCCTTCCTAGTCAAGTCTCCTTGCCCCACCATGTTCAATCAACTGCCCTGTCCATTGTGACAGCATTGAGTCACTTGTGGGACCCAGGAGACTACTAGGTGTGAGCCACCTTCATGTTTTACAGTGAAAAGGACCCGGCGGCCTAGATAGGGTCACAAAGCCCAAGGGCACACAACCAGTGCCCAACAAGAGCTGCACATCAACCCAACCCCATCCCATAGTATTTTCTTGATGCCATTTCTTCCAGCTCAAGGGAGGTCTTGCCCCTGGCGGGAGATGACTCTCACCCGCACAATGATGCGCTCTGAGATCTGGGCTGCCAGTGTGTAGTTCTGGTTCTGTGCATGTGCCTGGAGGGCCACCACCAGCATGAAATACCTGGGATACACCGGGGACTCAGTAACACTCAGGGGTGCCTGGGCACATAGCCTAACTCTATCATCACACCCCAGGAGGTGGAGTTATCCCAGAATCCCAGAAGAGAAACAGGAGCCTCCACTAGGGGGCAAAATTCCTTTCTGGGTCCACCACTAGGAGCCCCAGAACTGTTTTTGAACTCAAACATCCGTCTTCTGAGCCTGAGTCCCGAAATCTGCCAAATATTTTGAACCTCAGGTTCCTCCTCTGAGAAACAGGCCGTTGTGAACCCTGTCCCTGGCTTGCTCCATGGAGGCCCCTATCTGACGCGTTGCTCGGAAGGGAGAGGCGCACGTGGCCAGGCCGGCTTGCTCACCTCTGGTCAGGGTTGGGCTTGCCCTTCTTCCGCATGTTGTTGGCGGTGGTCTCGCTGAAATGCAGCCGCCCCACGGTCACCTTTGTGACCTGCTCAGGGGGAAGATTGACCCTGCAGAGGATGAGCAGATGATGCCCAGGGGGCAGAAAAGGAGGCTTCCAGGAGCCGTGCAGCAGAGAGACCGCAGGCAAAGAACACCGTGCGTGCCTGCCCGTCTCCCTGGCCAGGTCTAAGATGGGCCCTtgcaggcaccccccccccccactcacacacacacaggactggaCACTCACGTGACAGGGTTGAAGGGCCTCTTGCTTCTGTCCGACTGTGACTGCTCAATGTTGATAGACTGGTTCAGGGCCTCTAGCTGGAGAGGAATGGGCCCAGGGCACCTCAGGACAAGGTCCCCCTCCtggccttttcctccttcctcccctcgcCCTGGTCTGCAGCGGAATTCTGCCTCCACTTCACTTCCTCACAAACTCAGGGGCCTCCCCATCCACACGCCACACTCCCACGCCATTTCGATGACACACGGAGCCTTCATGTCAGCTCACAGTTCATCCCTTCCCCTACTTCCGTGTGGTGCTGTATGGTCACCTCCACGATGCCAACACGATGTCACCCCCGAGTTATCTGACTCCCTAACTTCTCCGTGCACACCCATGTGTTTCCCAGTTAGTCTTATGACCCATACCCATACCTGCACACTCTTCTCGCCTGCAGCCggccccctcacacacacacacacacacacacacacacacacacacacacacacaccgcatcTCAGTCACTCTCACATACCCATAGCCTCTCAGAAACAGTGGCTGAACCATGCCAACATGCCAGGCCCAGCCTGTGACAGAATCAGACACACCTTGTCTTGTCCCCAGGGAGCTCATGGGCTCCAGGAGTCGTGCTATGGAACCCCTCAGTCACAAAGGGCCTCGGGGGAGGTTTCCCAGAGGGGCAACAGGATGGCATCTGCCAAGAGGACTGGGATGGGACCGGGATGGGACTTCAGGAGGGCATCTCACGGGGTGCAAGTGTGGGACCCAGCACACACGGGGATGGATTTCTGAGGCCCTGTGGGCACAGCTTAGAAGACAGTGGGAAGACTCTGGAGTCCTGGGAAGGAAGGGGTACACTGCAACCACATGTGCCATGGGGATTGGGGCCAGAGTAGAAGCTGATTGATATTCAGACATGGGATGGGGATGACTCAAGCCAAAGGAGAGGCCGGGGGTGTGGAGGTAAGGGCTACTCCAGAGCCTCCAAACAGAGCCAAGTGTACGACAAGCTGAGCTTAGGAGGGTCCCTAGATATCAGGCTTGAGTAGCCGGGACCCTGAGGTGGAGCAGGGGAGAGGGACAAGTGGCAGGAGAGCTGAGGCATCCGTTAGAGGGCCAGGGGATGGGTCTTGGCTTGGAGGTGAAGCCTTGAGGTCTGGGGTGGGGAGTTAGGCAAGGCCTAAGGGAGATGGTGAGGTCCGAGCAGCCCCACATCTAGGTGGCTGGCACTCGAAGAGGCGGAGGTGGAGGGCAGCCATGAGATACAGCTCTGGGGGATCTCCTCATCGCTTGTGTCTTGGGGCTCCCTGGTGGCCCTGCTGCTCCCCCTTCCCAGCCAGACCCCAAACCTGCCTTCACTCCATGCAGCTTCAGGTAGAAGCAGTCCAGAGGCTTGAGCCCCtctggcgtcttcacatacttGGGCTCACCCAGCATGCCGATGTACACTGTCACCTGGAAGTGGTTCTTCTTCTGGCACACAAAAGCGTCGTCACCCACCGAAAAGTTGAAGCCCTTGTCGGCGTCCACCCGGTAGGTGAGCATAGGCCTAGAGGCGGGGAGGGGGACGGGGGCAAGACTCACCAAAGTCCCCCAAGCTACACATGGAATAGTGCTTCCCCTACAGGCCCTGTTCCAACACCATTACTTATCCTGTGTCCTCCAAAATCCCTCAAACCACCAAGGAGTCCAGTCCCATTCTCGCCTGGAAACTAAAGCCCCCAAAAGGAGCTGCACAGGTTTTTTGTTACATGCCCGGGGCCACCCACCGTTCTATGCTGGGATGAAGGAAGCAAGCCAAGGCTCTAAAGGCCCACCAGAAGTGAGGGGACACTAGAGGAAGGCCTTGGCCACCCTTCAGCACACTTAACCATTTTCCACACATTGCCTTGAAACCCCCTCCCTTGTGGGAGATGGGATGAGAGGGGCTGCATCTGCAGAGTTTCACTGTGTCTGACAGCTGGTTGCTATGGAAACGGTGGAACCAGGAGCCAGCTCTGCCTTGGGCCCACCCTGACCCACCCTGGCCCACCCCCTTGCTCAAGGCCCCCGGTGCCCTCATTCTGACTCCCACAAGGAGGGGAGTACTTCTGGTTTCTGACCTCCCCCTCAGGAACAACTGAAACTTGCCATCTGTGGCTGAGACAGTGTCTGGAGCCTTTAGGGCACCTCCAGGGCAGTAAAGAGAACACTTATTGACTTAGGACTTGACTCATCCTCCCCTGAAGTACCCCGCTGGACACCCACAGAAAGCTGGACAGGGAGAATGCCTCTTCACTCATGAGCAAGTTCCAAGGGAGGGTCTGGTCTCACCCTTTCTTCCCTTACAGGGCTCACCCATCTGTCTGACCTAAGAAAATACCAGAAAGTACCTGGGCCACACTGGGGACCTCTGCTGCTAGCTCTCTGGCCTTGGGGCCTAGATGGGGAGATAGCAAAGTGTCTAAGGAGTATGGAAATGTGAATAGAGGGATTTCTCTCCAGGCCATGGGGACCGGACCCCATTAACATCATCTAGATCACTTCAGTGACCATCACAACTGGGCATCGCACCCTACCCAGCCCTGGGAGCTACAGGATAGAAATCCCACAGCTCAGGACGCTTGTCTCAGCCACTGTCCTGACAGGAGGGCCCCAATCTTCTTGCCCCTGCTTGGCTAAGTTGGAAGTACATTGAGGGGCGTCATCCTCTGACGCACCCACTGGCCtttgaggggaggaaggagggtggtCCCCACTGGGCTCTTGGCCTGGGGCCTGGGAAGCTAGATCCGTGTGGTgttgaggaagaaacaggaacGCCCTGGGCAGCcgcacccccagcctccccttcccctcctctctccgcAAGGAGGGGGCAGCTGTAAGGGCCCAGCTTCTGTGAAGCCTCTTGCTGCTACCTTCCGGGAATGTGG
The sequence above is drawn from the Peromyscus leucopus breed LL Stock chromosome 1, UCI_PerLeu_2.1, whole genome shotgun sequence genome and encodes:
- the Myrf gene encoding LOW QUALITY PROTEIN: myelin regulatory factor (The sequence of the model RefSeq protein was modified relative to this genomic sequence to represent the inferred CDS: inserted 1 base in 1 codon), which translates into the protein MEVVDETEALQRFFEGHDISGALEPSNIDTSILEEYIGKEDASDLCFPDISAPASTASFPHGPPAIPGSSGLHHLSPPGSGPSPGRHGPLPPPTYGAPLNCNNNNGMGTAPKPYLGGSGPPIKAEPKPPYAPGTLPDSPPDSGSEAYSPQQVNDPHLLRTITPETLCHVGVPSRLEHPPPPPAHLPGPPPXPPPPPHYPVIQRDLYMKAEPPVPPYAAMGPGLVPPELHHSQQTQVLHQLLQQHGAELPPHPSKKRKHSESPPNTLNAQMLNGMIKQEPGTVTALPPHPARAPSPPWPPQGPLSPGTSSLPLSIARVQTPPWHPPGAPSPGLLQDSDSLSGSYLDPNYQSIKWQPHQQNKWATLYDANYKELPMLTYRVDADKGFNFSVGDDAFVCQKKNHFQVTVYIGMLGEPKYVKTPEGLKPLDCFYLKLHGVKLEALNQSINIEQSQSDRSKRPFNPVTVNLPPEQVTKVTVGRLHFSETTANNMRKKGKPNPDQRYFMLVVALQAHAQNQNYTLAAQISERIIVRASNPGQFESDSDVLWQRAQLPDTVFHHGRVGINTDRPDEALVVHGNVKVMGSLMHPSDLRAKEHVQEVDTTEQLKRISRMRLVHYRYKPEFAASAGIEATAPETGVIAQEVKEILPEAVKDTGDVVFANGKTIENFLVVNKERIFMENVGAVKELCKLTDNLETRIDELERWSHKLAKLRRLDSLKSTGSSGAFSHAGSQFSRAGSVPHKKRPPKVASKSSPVVPDQACISQRFLQGTIIALVVVMAFSVVSMSTLYVLSLRSEEDLVDADGSLAVSTSCLLALLRPQHPGGSEAMCPWSSQSFGTTQLRQSSMTTGMPSTQPSLLLVTNSASGPALRTLDLCSSQSCPVVCCSIPTSSPVTDPSLGPTATPAPSPRPSPSPSPSPNHSGPSQMAPLPVTNIRAKSWGISANGIGYSKHSKSLDPLASPVVPFPGGQGKGKNIPSFGLHSRARRGAPHPSPSPDQLAQTQGQLASLLTDPVPSLTSIQLLENSMPITSQYCVPEDACRLGNFTYHIPVSSSTPLHLSLTLQMNSSAPVSVLLCSLTSKEEPCEEGGFLQRLHPHQDTQGTSHRWPVTILSFREFTYHFRVALLGQANCSSEAGIQPATDYYFHFYRLCD